A DNA window from Streptomyces parvus contains the following coding sequences:
- a CDS encoding helix-turn-helix transcriptional regulator, whose amino-acid sequence MTNERLRSALLAQGMTVRDLAEAIDVNAKTVERWITQGKVPYRRHQYATASVLAVDVTTLWDDGRAVGSATDLSKAEIVTVYPHRHMVPNGLWRELYARARTHLDVLVYSGLWLSEDPLFHGLLKAKVEGNAQVRIMLGDPGCDAVRQRGIDEGHRIMDGKIRNALVNYHPLFASHPDIGFRLHDATLYNSLFRSDDEMLVNTHVYGIGAYMAPVLHLRRLPGGGLFDTYARSIEQTWGNARPVTDADMVGA is encoded by the coding sequence ATGACCAACGAGCGCTTACGTTCGGCCCTGCTCGCTCAGGGCATGACCGTCCGCGACCTGGCCGAAGCCATCGACGTGAACGCCAAGACGGTGGAGCGCTGGATCACACAGGGGAAGGTGCCGTACCGGAGGCACCAGTACGCGACGGCCTCTGTGCTCGCCGTGGACGTCACGACGTTGTGGGACGACGGCAGGGCTGTCGGCAGCGCTACCGATCTGAGCAAGGCAGAGATCGTCACGGTCTACCCGCACCGCCACATGGTCCCGAACGGACTATGGCGGGAGCTGTACGCACGGGCCCGCACCCACCTCGATGTCCTGGTCTACTCCGGACTCTGGCTCTCGGAGGACCCTCTCTTCCACGGCCTCCTGAAGGCCAAGGTCGAGGGCAACGCGCAGGTCCGGATCATGCTGGGAGACCCAGGCTGCGACGCGGTGCGGCAGCGCGGCATAGACGAGGGGCACCGCATCATGGACGGCAAGATCCGCAATGCCTTGGTGAACTACCATCCGCTCTTCGCGAGCCACCCAGATATCGGCTTCCGGCTCCATGACGCCACGCTCTACAACTCGCTCTTTCGATCTGACGACGAGATGCTCGTGAACACGCACGTCTACGGAATCGGCGCCTACATGGCCCCTGTTCTGCACCTGCGCCGACTGCCGGGCGGCGGGCTCTTCGACACCTACGCCCGTAGCATCGAACAGACTTGGGGCAACGCACGCCCGGTCACTGACGCCGACATGGTGGGAGCCTGA
- a CDS encoding NUDIX domain-containing protein gives MGRIDYLHDPDAPPANSVVPSVVAFVRNEEGAVLLIQRSDNGRWALPGGGHDVGESISDTVVREVWEETGIKAEVIDISGIYTDPGHVMLYDDGEARQQFSICFRARPVGGDIRTSDETTQVRWVTPADLSTYDIHSTMRLRIEHAMDEARPTPYIG, from the coding sequence ATGGGACGCATCGACTACCTTCACGACCCGGACGCCCCGCCGGCCAACTCGGTGGTGCCGTCCGTCGTGGCGTTCGTGCGGAATGAGGAAGGTGCCGTCCTGCTCATTCAGCGCTCGGATAACGGCCGTTGGGCTCTGCCTGGTGGCGGCCATGACGTCGGCGAGTCCATCAGTGACACCGTTGTGCGCGAGGTCTGGGAAGAGACCGGCATCAAGGCCGAAGTCATAGACATCTCTGGCATCTACACCGACCCCGGGCACGTGATGCTCTACGACGACGGAGAGGCACGGCAGCAGTTCAGCATCTGCTTCCGCGCTCGCCCCGTTGGTGGTGATATCCGAACGAGCGACGAAACAACTCAGGTCCGCTGGGTCACCCCAGCGGACCTGTCCACGTACGACATCCACTCGACCATGCGGCTCCGAATCGAGCACGCCATGGACGAGGCGCGGCCGACGCCCTACATCGGCTGA
- a CDS encoding HD domain-containing protein: MTTTGLIEWAFPLAEKLLADPLPRRWAHCQGVAERARSLAPILGSDAELLEATAVLHDIGYAPDLAKTGFHPLDGARYLRDVAHADERIVRLVAHHSCAWMEAEARGMRDELEAEFPREHPDLADALCYCDMNTTPDGTSTNPVDRVDEIAGRYGPDSLIGTFIRRAEPEILACTARVVLRLAEVKRQPM, encoded by the coding sequence TTGACGACCACGGGATTGATCGAGTGGGCGTTCCCCCTCGCGGAGAAGCTGCTTGCCGATCCGCTGCCGCGCCGGTGGGCGCACTGCCAGGGCGTGGCCGAGCGGGCCCGAAGCCTGGCCCCGATCCTCGGGAGCGACGCCGAGTTGCTGGAGGCCACCGCCGTACTGCACGACATCGGGTACGCGCCCGACCTGGCCAAGACTGGGTTTCACCCGCTCGACGGCGCTCGATACCTCCGGGATGTCGCGCATGCGGACGAGCGCATCGTGCGCCTGGTCGCGCACCACTCCTGTGCGTGGATGGAAGCCGAAGCGCGTGGAATGCGCGACGAGCTGGAAGCCGAGTTCCCGCGCGAGCACCCTGACCTTGCGGACGCGCTCTGCTACTGCGACATGAACACGACGCCAGACGGCACGTCGACCAACCCGGTGGACCGGGTGGACGAGATCGCCGGTCGGTACGGGCCCGACAGCCTCATCGGTACTTTTATCCGGCGTGCGGAACCGGAGATCCTCGCCTGCACTGCACGGGTCGTGCTGCGGCTGGCAGAGGTCAAGCGTCAGCCGATGTAG
- a CDS encoding GntR family transcriptional regulator has product MSELPSLRTLMRDYAVSRGVALRAFAVLHRDGLAEPVPGGRWRVVRPGSGEDRRPLAERLEDVITDDNLAVGASFPSTTELSTRFGVSRPTVTKALGKLESAGLLSGARQGKQRTVRALPKRTESPEP; this is encoded by the coding sequence ATGTCCGAACTCCCCTCACTCCGCACTTTGATGCGCGACTACGCAGTATCTCGTGGCGTGGCGCTACGAGCCTTCGCGGTCCTGCACCGGGATGGGCTTGCCGAACCGGTCCCGGGAGGGCGGTGGCGAGTAGTCAGGCCAGGTTCAGGAGAGGATCGTCGGCCGTTGGCTGAACGCTTGGAGGACGTCATCACGGATGACAACCTCGCGGTGGGGGCAAGCTTCCCGAGTACGACAGAGCTCAGCACTCGGTTCGGTGTCTCGCGGCCTACCGTGACCAAGGCTCTTGGCAAGCTGGAATCCGCCGGCCTGCTTTCCGGGGCCCGGCAAGGCAAGCAGCGCACTGTTCGTGCGCTGCCGAAGCGAACGGAGTCTCCGGAACCTTGA
- a CDS encoding toll/interleukin-1 receptor domain-containing protein → MQIFISWSGENSKQCAEALRSWLPLTNQEISPFVSSQDISKGERGLSAIASRLQECSFGIVCVTRDNQSAPWINFEAGALSRELGESSLIPFLLDMPIKDLSGPLSQFQATDSLSDSDVWSMVKSINDKCKNPIDQERLRKIFDAFWDELAQSLHGIRSKRTEERVVPERGTPDILNELVGLVREQSNRIGALQGLVRETQGSVSHYTINEPHEVKISSESESEKDANRRLINTSATIRKMLGAEKIIDISRTNYGLKVKCGAEHLPFVQALASRIQDLAARNSVALDIYCGTEVVVFAPF, encoded by the coding sequence ATGCAGATCTTTATCAGCTGGTCAGGGGAGAATTCAAAGCAATGCGCGGAAGCGCTCAGAAGTTGGCTTCCGCTAACGAATCAGGAAATCTCGCCGTTCGTATCTTCGCAAGACATATCAAAGGGAGAGCGCGGCCTTTCGGCAATCGCGAGCCGTCTCCAGGAGTGCTCCTTCGGGATAGTATGTGTTACTCGCGACAATCAATCAGCTCCGTGGATCAACTTCGAAGCCGGGGCCCTATCGCGAGAACTGGGTGAAAGCTCACTCATCCCATTTCTTCTTGACATGCCAATCAAAGACCTATCTGGCCCGCTGTCACAGTTTCAAGCAACAGACAGTCTGAGCGATAGCGACGTATGGTCGATGGTGAAATCGATCAACGACAAGTGCAAGAATCCAATAGACCAAGAGCGACTGCGGAAAATCTTCGACGCATTTTGGGATGAACTTGCGCAAAGCTTGCATGGTATTCGATCAAAGCGGACGGAGGAGAGGGTCGTACCTGAGCGCGGCACTCCTGACATCCTCAATGAACTTGTCGGACTGGTGCGCGAACAGAGTAATCGCATCGGCGCCCTGCAAGGTTTGGTCCGCGAAACGCAGGGATCCGTATCCCACTACACCATCAATGAACCACACGAGGTGAAAATTTCCTCCGAGTCGGAGAGTGAAAAGGATGCAAATAGAAGGCTCATCAATACCTCCGCGACAATTAGGAAAATGCTCGGTGCCGAGAAAATCATAGACATCAGCCGAACGAATTACGGACTCAAGGTCAAGTGCGGCGCCGAGCATCTCCCTTTCGTGCAAGCATTGGCCTCTAGGATCCAAGATTTGGCAGCCAGGAACTCGGTAGCCTTGGACATCTATTGCGGTACCGAGGTGGTCGTTTTTGCGCCGTTCTAA